The genomic interval CAATGGAGTCCTCCTTCAGAGGACTTTCTGgtgagaggaaaacaaaggaatgtAGACAAGGGAAGAACATGCCGTCTTCCTCCACCTGGCTCCAAACCCCTTTTGTACCTTATAAATTAATTATCCCCTCCTCCGTCAATATGGTGACAGCCACAgcactatcttctgcttccatctGCGCCCCTCAGCCTCCTCATTCCTTCTTCCTACTTCTGCGCTGCTTCACAAACCATTTTCTGAACTATGTATTTCCTTGGACCCTACAGCCTCAATCTTGACTGACTCACTTTTATGAAGGATGAATGCTGCTGATAAACTactggggagaagagggaggggaagCAACCTTACCTTAACTCAGGTTCTTCTAGCAGAGCCCCTCCGAGGCGGGGTGTGGGGGGAACAGGACTACTGGCCAAGATTGGTGGAGCCCGGCGGCCTCGGCGGTTGATTTCGAGGTGTAGCCGCTCCATGAGGAGCTTCAGAAACTCTTGGGCATCCTGCTGGCTGCAGCCAGACAAAGAGCATGGGCAACTGACTCCTCCCTAGTTCACAGTCACTAATCTCTGCCCAGACATCTGTCCCCACTTCCTAGATGAAGAGCATCTCAAGGCTCAGATGAGGCTGCCAGAGCTCCCTACCCCCAGACAAGGCCAGAGAGAAATCCCATACCCTCCAGCTCTCCCACCTGTATCCAGAGAAGGAGGGAACGTATTTCTGGAAGACAGCTCGGAATCGAGTAGGATTCACAGCTTCACAGGAATCAGGGTGCCACAGGGCaccaatcacatctgcaaaggctATTAGGAtgggagtggggaagggaaaCAAAAGTTAATGACTACAAGAGGGAAGCAAGGGGAGGCCCAGAGGGTGGAAAACAACCTCTAGGAAATAAGACACAAGGAAAAACAGATACAACTGCCAGCTTTCAGGCTCGGGGTCACCGCCACTGGCAGATGAACCTACACGGGGTTGGGGAAAAGAGGACTTGAAAGAGGGGAGCAGGCGTTGTTGCCTTACCTTCAGTGAGCTCCTGGGCTCGGCCCCCTCCGGGCACCTCTTGACGGAAGTCCCTTCGCAGACAGAAGTCCCGAAGAGGCCGGGTGCTACTCAAACACTGTAGCACAGCATTCAGGAAGCACTGGGGAGCAGGAGAGACACAAGATGCCTTAGGAGAACTTCAGTGCTGTCCTTCTCCAAGTTTCCCTGCCCATGCCTGTCCTCAACACCAGCCCACATTCCTGTTAGGAGGGATGGAAGAATGGCTCTCACCGTGTTCCCCAGATTGCGGAGGCCAACGTGACCAGAGCCCAGAAGCAGTGTGTGATGAGCCTGGAAGGTCAGTACAGCACAGTCAACAGGTCCCTGTACACCCTACCTGGCACTTCTACCTTTTCACAGCGTGCTGCCCACTGCCTTCCCCGTCCCATCCTTCACCCTCAAACTCTACACTTTTTCTCTCAGTGAGTATCAGGGTCTCCCTACCTCGCTGGCCAGGAGCAGTAAGCCCATCACAGCTGAGTGTACCACGGTCTCAGCCATGGCTGTCCCATCCGTTCCCCACTTACTCCTCTGCCCAGCTAGCCGGCGATGCAACTCCTGGGGCAACTCCCCAAGCACTGGCATGGTTGCccagctgctccccacccccaccttgctACCCGCAAGGCCCCCTCCTGCACCCGTGGCCCCTTTCTACACCCTCTCCTGATGGCTCCAACTGCAATGAGCCTAGCTCACTTAGCTTGGGAAATGGGCAACCACATTAGCTCAGATGTTCTGAGCCCGCCCCTCCTTAGCTCCAGAGATTAATTAAACCTAGACAAGCATCCTAGGAGAGAAGGCACAGCAAGGGAAATTAAGGGCCTGGGGACCCAAAGAATTCCAAATGGTTGAGTTAATTCCtcggagaatgaaatggcaaaccATGCTGGGGAGACACAGACAAGCCCAAAAAGGGTCTATGAGGCTCGAGGGTACTTAAGTATGGGAGAAGAGAGTCCACACTACTGAAATGAAGGGGTGAAAAAGGAATttgggggaaaaggagaaaggaaagccaTATGATGGCAAGAAAGCTGGAGGCACGGAGGAACATGGGCATGGAAGGCCACGTGTGCTGGCGAATCCTCACCATCTTGTCATCGGAGTAGAAAGGTTCAGAGGGCCGGGCAGATATCACGTGGAAGGAGCCATGGGGAGTAGGGGGCTCTGTCCGTATGCTGAACAAAGTGGGTGGCCCAGGAAAGCCCCCGAGGCGGCGGAGAGAGGTGCTGCGTCTCAAAGGGGGTGGCTCAGGCCGAAGAGCCAAGCGACTCAGGGCAGCCCCTAGTTCTCCAGTGCCACGGTGCCCTCCCAAGGCAATCCCCATTGGACGCAAGTCCCCACTGCTCACAGACTTGGAACGGGCTAGGTTGGTCCTGGATGGGAGAGGCAGAGCCACAGTTGGGGGTGGTGAGCCAGGCAGGGGAACTCCATGATCTGCCCGAAGTGGGCCGCTGGGACGAGGGCCTGAGGTCCGTCCCCGTCCCAGCTCCAGTTTCTTGAGCCGTTCCTCAGGGGGACCTGGCCTAGGAGGCAGAGGTCGTAACATGGGATTTGGCCCAGGGGCTGGATTTCGGCGCTCCTTGCTCCGGGCCCGGGGAGCAAATGGTAGCTTGGATCCCACTCGGGGCTGGATATTAAGAGGTGGCTCTCGGGTCCGTCCCAGGCGGTGCTCAGAAGCCTGGGGCATTGTGGACACCACAGGCTGGACCTGGGAGAAGAAGACAGGGTCAACATTTGAacatggagggaggtgggaacctAGGCTACCAGAGCTGGCTATATGCATGGAGGGCAGGACCCACATCTATCATATCAGTCACTGTATCCCCAGTAGCTAGCATAGTGTTTGGCACGAAGTAAACCCTTAGTGACCACTGAGTAAATGAACGAATGAACGATAGCAGTCCAGAGCTTTGATTCGACATTCCTTACCCTCTTCCTGCAGAATACAGCTTTACTGGAGAGCCAATGAAAAGACAGTTCCTATCTCATCTGTCTATATAATCTAAATGTTCGTGGAGGTCCCCCATACTTGGCTAGTCAAGTGGGATGTGCTCTGGGTCATTTAGAACCTCTGGTCAAATAGGGGTGTGGGTGCAAGTATAAAACAGCCCCAAAGACAGCATTCCATTCTCAAACCTCTGCCCCTCCGGGCTGCAAATGAAGCAGATTAAAAGGGTGACTTGCGAATCACTCCCTCCCCCCGCCTCTGAGCTCCAAAGTGATGTCGGGGCTTAGGGGCAGTGGCGAGCAGGGAGGACGAACAACTAATTCCCTGACCCTCAAGCGCTGCACCTCGCCCACCACAGCAGGTTTCAACCGGGTCCGCCCCCCTCGAGGGCAGAAAGGCCGAGGCTGCTGATTGGCTACGGGGTGCAGAGGCATATTCTCCACGATCCAAGGATGCTGGTCCCTCCAGCCCAGTTCTCTCAGGCCTGCCAGGTCCCCAGCGGCTTTGCCTTTGTGGTGGGCGATCTCTCGAGTCTGGAGCAGTCTTCCCTCGGAACCCCCCACGCCATACGCCCCGGACCGTACCTGTCCCCGAGTGAGGCGGCGGGGGAGGCCAACCGGGGTCAGGCCTCAGCTCAGGGCCACCCCCTACTACTCTCGCGCAGCGCCCCCGCGGGCCCGGCTGCAGCTTTAGCCGCAGCTATTGCCCAGCTCTCTCCCGCCGCAGGGGCCGCCGCCATCTTTGTTGGTCCCGCCCGGCCACCGGCCACCggcttcactgtctctcagagcgCCTGCGCACCCACACAGAGGCCACCCACCTGCATCCTCGGCGCTTGCGTGAACCCGCCCCTTTGGCTCCGCCGCTGACACCATGGAAACACAGCCAACTTTAGGACCGCCAGTTCCCAGCTCTgccaaaaattttctttaaaccaCCACTCCAAAGCAAGTCCCTAAACTACAGAGTCCCATCGCCCCATCTCGTGGCCTTAAAGGATAGAAACCTGACAATCGTTGTATGGTTCCCCGGCTTGCAGCACAGACCTTCCCAGGGAGCAAGGATGCGAATGCAGGGTCTGGGTCCAGCCCACAGACCAGAAAAGTATCCACATAGGGATGGGAAGCTCCCCGGAGGGCAGGGAATACTGGCCTTGCAAAACCAGTCCTCAGTCATCTTGCAGGCCGAAGCAGAAGTCTCCCTGCTAAAGCACATGTGCAGGTTTCAGCAGCAGGGACAGCAGTCAGGATATCCTTTCATTCTGGTCCAGACCAGAGCTTCCTCCAgttccccctccctcctgaactagGATGGTCGTACAAGTGCCTTGGGTGGTAGCCTGCTGACCCTTAGGCTACTCACCCACTATTACAGCCACCAATGAGAACCGCAAGCCACCAGAGAAAGCAGCTTTTATTGATGAGTTATCTCCAGAAATCAGAAAGACTATGTACCCACTTTTGGTCACCCCCTATCCCTCCAGACCTCGCAGTGCTCCACCTAGGGAAGGGCTATAAATTGCCTCTTGGTTTTTCAAGGCCCTAGTCTTTCCTCTTCCTGTGTAGCccaatgctgttttttttttttcagcagtttCTACTGCAGCTACTTAGTAACAATTATGAGTGAAAGGGTGTCGGGGGAAGCAGTTAGATGAGTAAGAAGAATGATGCACAGGAAAACAGGAACCGTAGCCTATCAAAGGTCCCTCTGTCCTGCCTCAGTGGCTTGATCCTTCATTGGCTGCATTTCTCTTTATGCTGAATCACTCCCTTCTGAATCAGATCGGGGATTTCCACTGCCAGCCATGGTCCCAGCTGCAATACAAGCGAGACCCTGTGAGATTACTACCAGCCAGTCAATGCCTTGTATTCCACCAGAAGCTCCTTCCTAGAGATAGTCTAGGAGAACATACCCAAAGGAAAACACTGTTATTCCATGTTTACTCTCACTTTTCTTATATCACTCAGGACCAACCCCCTTCCCCTCTTATATACCAAATACTCCAAACTTACCCCCAGAGCCATGAGATGAGCTAGTCCAAACTTAGGCACATTCCTGGCCCACAAAGGCTTAAAGTGATCGGTCAGGCATATTTTGCCACCCCTATGAGAGGAACAAGATGATCAGAAGGTGTCGACATGCAAGGTACACCATAAAGCAAAGCAGATTCTTGAGAGCACAGGAAGACAACTGGGGATCAGAACTGAGAACAAGGTCATCTAAGTGCTTTGCCCAGGCTTGGCAGAGGGAGATGTGGAATTTCTCTAGGTCTGCAGATTCTGGGAAAATTTCTGTCTTGAAGAGTTCTTCACCAAGGCCTTCTTTGACCTTATCCCATCTCCTGTTCAGTCCTACCTGTACATCTTTGCTGTTTTTCCATCTAGTTCAGGTACTGCAATTTCTGGAGCTGTAGTGGGATATGTGATAGGAATCTGGAAGAATTACAAGCCTTTAATATGACAGAATCAGAATAGAAAGGAACTAATCTAATCAGATATACAGATTTCTTGGTTGAAATGAAAGGTTCTGTAAACTCCCCCAAGCAGCAGGTATACAGCAGGGTTCTGGACATGGAGATGAGTAATTAAAACTTATGCTTCTTTCAAACCTCATTAAGATTTTCCCTcccatttaaaaagttttctttggTCCCTCCAAGAAAGGTTAGCTCGTTAACAATCACCTAATCCCTCGTCCTCTCCTAACCTCCATTAACTACCACTCCATCATACTCACATCAAACTCGATGTCAAACTCATATTTGAGGAGGTCATGGATGTACCAGCATTTTCCAAACCACCTATAACAGAAACCAAACCTCAGTCCAATTTTCCCATTCTCCTAATACTCATATGACATCTTTTTGGCTTAGGTGACCAGCCTGGGAGACTCATAGGTTGGGAATTGGGAACTCTGGAGTTGTGGGAGTGAAGACTAGAAGGGGGCAGGAAAGGCCTGAGAGTGGGTTGTGGGACACCAGAATGCTTAAGCTACGTAAGATCCCCACCGCCACACCTCCCGAGCGGGTCTGCCTACCGAGTCCCTTCTTTGTTGGACTCCAGTCGGAACCAGTCATTGTCCGCATTCTTGTTGTTCTCCACATACTAAAAGCAGAGAATGAGGTCTTTGAGGGGGGAATTGGGGCCAAGGGCAGTACGCCTTCCCTCAAAAGAAGTGTGATTACTTACTCCATTAGTATGTTTACCCAACTTTTCTGACATAAGTTGAAGTCAAAGCCATATTGATAAGTAGGGTACTTGCGCAGAACAGAGAATAGAATGCTTGAGTTCTACTCAATTTAGCAGGCACAAAACACTTTATGATGTTGCCTGGCTTTTCTTCTCACTTCTGACAATGTCAGCCACAACTCATTGTACGGCATATTCCTTCCCAAGACTTCATTTTGTCCTGATTTTGACTAGCACTCATATGCTGATGACTTCTAAATCTTTATCTTTAAACTAGAGCTTTTCTCAGAGCTTCAAAGTCTATATCCAAATGTATACTGAAATTTCTACCTTCATTCCACAGGTACAGTTCAAACTTGGCAGTGTCAGTTTCCCGCTAGTCCTTCAGACTTGTTTCTCCACTGCACCAATCTCCATTGGCAGTATTAGTGTTCAGTCACCCAAGCTAAAAACCTGGAAATCATCCTTAAGCCTCCTCCTCCTTTACAAACCAATCGTTTCTGATATCCTGCTGATTTACCTTCTGAATATCCTTCAAGTCTACCGCTCTTCTCTCTCTTACCATAACTGCTGAGTTTATATCATCACTTTTCTTTTGCCTGGATTAATGACAGCCTCCAAACTTCAGCCTTAGCCCTGCCAATTCTGTCTTCCTCTTTTCTGCCAGTGATTGAGCTAAACCCAAACCTcatcatgcttctcctctgcTTAACATCCTTTAAAGGAATCCCAATGCCTCCAAGACAGAGTTCAAGTgcttatatgtatgtattaagtCTTATCTACCACCCCCTGCCACACCTTGATGCTCTAACAACTCTGAACTACTTGTGTCTTATATGTCATGTGTTTCTAGCTTCCATAACTTTGCTCATGCTGTTCCTTTTGCCTTGAATGTTCCTCTCTTAGGCTCGTTTTTTATAAGGCTAAGTTATGTTTACCCTTTCAGTCTCAGCTCAAGCATTGCCTCTtctaggaagccttccctgaccagaCCCAAGCTAGATTTAGGTATCTCACCTCCTGCTTCAAAACATCCTAGCAATTTCTCAGattccttctccctctttctccaccTCATGTATTATAATAATATGTTTCTGTCTATCAGTAGGCTCCACTTTATTCGGCTTTGGATGCCCTTCCTGGGTACTAGATgtacattatattttaaatttattttttagtgaaTACATGCATCAGGAGACCTTTGAAACAGACAAACACCACCGCAAGGAAGTCAAATTCTCTTTCCACAGAAGGGAGATTAGCAGAGAAAACGGTTCATTCTTAACTGAGCTCAGCTCCTCATCACTCTGCAACTAATACCTACTTTAATTTTTCGCTCTAACATGTAGTCCTACTTAGGACGAGTGAAAGAGCGGAGGGACTCAAGCCCGGACTTAGGGCTCTAAGAAATCCTTAAGACCACCACGTCCCCTACGTCCAGGAGAGTAATCACCTGGGGCCAGAAGGACACGTCATTTTCCTGGGCCGCGTATCCCTAAAATAACTGCTGCTTTCAGGAAGAAAATCTGGCCCCACCGTGGTTCCTAACTTAAgtctcttctgcctcctccccaccGCGGCTCCTTAAGTCCCCCAGCCCCGAAGTCATCCAGTATCTTTGAATTTGTAAGTGAAACTTTAAAACCGGAAGTGGATTCCACACGGAGCCTATTCGGATGGACACCTGATTACCCGCAACCCTTTTACCACGCGGTTGACAGTAGAAGCAGAACTGACCCGTATAAGAGACTGATATTCCTCTTTGAGTCTCTGCACCCACAACTCCCGATCTCGAGGTCCGGCGTTGGTCTTCAGCACCGGGATCTCAGACACGACACGCCGGGTGGCCTCGTCCGCCATCTTAGACCAGGGCACGAAAGAAATACGGAAGTGGTATTACCTGTAGTTTACATTCAGGGCGCCTCCATCTTTACTATGGGAAGATGGGGAGTTGGCTGCCTTAAAACTTCGCTGAATGCGATCTTTATTTTCTAGTAACGAAGACAAATTTGTCACCGGATCACCTGCTTGTGGGTGCAACGAGGAGAAAAGAATGGAAACGGATGACTCTGTCCTGAATATGGCACCTATCATTTAACTGCAGATTGCTCAACGGGTGACTTCCGCTCATGCTCAGAGACGTAATCTCAGAAAACCCTTCTGGACACTTGAAGAATTGTTAGAATTTCAGGCACTGTTAGGCGCTCTTCTGGTTCCTGTCATACTAAAATGCGCGAGTCACCTGTTTGAGCTTTGATTAAACTTCCTTGTAGTTAGGCTGAGGTAGCAGGGAGCCACTGTAgtcatccattcagttcagtcgctaagtcatgtcctactctttgtgaccccatggactgcagcacgccaggcctccctgtccatcaccaacatccagagtttactcaaactcatgtccattaagttggtgatgccatccaaccatctcatcctctgttgtccccttctcctcctgccttcgatcattcccagcatcagggtcttttgaaatgagtcagtttttcgcatcaggtggccaaagcattggcgtttcagcttcagcatcagtccttccatttaggactgatttcccttaggatggactggtttgatctccttgcagacgaagggattcccaagagtcttcttcaacaccatagttcaaaagcatcaaaagtCATCCATTAGGAAGGTATTTAACTCCTGAAAGTTATTGGAAACCACGGAGAATCAAAGTATATGCAGTCTCAGCCCTTAAGAGTTAACACAATTGAATTAGAGAATTCTTAATAAATGCCAAAGTTGTTGAAAGGCCACTAGAAAACTTGCCTTCCTCTAGCCTAGTCATTTTGGGGTCTGGAATTAACAAATCTAGGAGGGAATCATGTCTCTTATCTCCAGTGCATGGCATACAGTAGGTACCCAGTAATCCTTTTTTAGAATTTTGTATCTTCCAGTTGGTTTTTAAACAGAAGCACATTATTTTTGGCCTTAACTTACACGTCTTATTTGCAGCATTAGTCATTGCAACCTTTAGCTGTAATTTTGGATCAAATCCTATTAATCATGAAAttctatagtttatttacaaattTAATTTCTTATGGCTGAAACCTCCAGTACAATATTGAGAgcagacacccttgtcttgttctgaTTTCAGGGAGGAAataattgtctttcttttttaagtatgCTGCTCTCTATAGGCTTTTCACAGGTGCCCTT from Dama dama isolate Ldn47 chromosome 20, ASM3311817v1, whole genome shotgun sequence carries:
- the USP21 gene encoding ubiquitin carboxyl-terminal hydrolase 21 isoform X1; the protein is MPQASEHRLGRTREPPLNIQPRVGSKLPFAPRARSKERRNPAPGPNPMLRPLPPRPGPPEERLKKLELGRGRTSGPRPSGPLRADHGVPLPGSPPPTVALPLPSRTNLARSKSVSSGDLRPMGIALGGHRGTGELGAALSRLALRPEPPPLRRSTSLRRLGGFPGPPTLFSIRTEPPTPHGSFHVISARPSEPFYSDDKMAHHTLLLGSGHVGLRNLGNTCFLNAVLQCLSSTRPLRDFCLRRDFRQEVPGGGRAQELTEAFADVIGALWHPDSCEAVNPTRFRAVFQKYVPSFSGYSQQDAQEFLKLLMERLHLEINRRGRRAPPILASSPVPPTPRLGGALLEEPELSDDDRANLMWKRYLEREDSKIVDLFVGQLKSCLKCQACGYRSTTFEVFCDLSLPIPKKGFAGGKVSLRDCFNLFTKEEELESENAPVCDRCRQKTRSTKKLTVQRFPRILVLHLNRFSASRGSIKKSSVGVDFPLQRLSLGDFASDKAGSPVYQLYALCNHSGSVHYGHYTALCRCQTGWHVYNDSRVSPVSENQVASSEGYVLFYQLMQEPPRCL
- the USP21 gene encoding ubiquitin carboxyl-terminal hydrolase 21 isoform X2, translated to MPQASEHRLGRTREPPLNIQPRVGSKLPFAPRARSKERRNPAPGPNPMLRPLPPRPGPPEERLKKLELGRGRTSGPRPSGPLRADHGVPLPGSPPPTVALPLPSRTNLARSKSVSSGDLRPMGIALGGHRGTGELGAALSRLALRPEPPPLRRSTSLRRLGGFPGPPTLFSIRTEPPTPHGSFHVISARPSEPFYSDDKMAHHTLLLGSGHVGLRNLGNTCFLNAVLQCLSSTRPLRDFCLRRDFRQEVPGGGRAQELTEAFADVIGALWHPDSCEAVNPTRFRAVFQKYVPSFSGYSQQDAQEFLKLLMERLHLEINRRGRRAPPILASSPVPPTPRLGGALLEEPELSDDDRANLMWKRYLEREDSKIVDLFVGQLKSCLKCQACGYRSTTFEVFCDLSLPIPKVCDRCRQKTRSTKKLTVQRFPRILVLHLNRFSASRGSIKKSSVGVDFPLQRLSLGDFASDKAGSPVYQLYALCNHSGSVHYGHYTALCRCQTGWHVYNDSRVSPVSENQVASSEGYVLFYQLMQEPPRCL
- the UFC1 gene encoding ubiquitin-fold modifier-conjugating enzyme 1, whose translation is MADEATRRVVSEIPVLKTNAGPRDRELWVQRLKEEYQSLIRYVENNKNADNDWFRLESNKEGTRWFGKCWYIHDLLKYEFDIEFDIPITYPTTAPEIAVPELDGKTAKMYRGGKICLTDHFKPLWARNVPKFGLAHLMALGLGPWLAVEIPDLIQKGVIQHKEKCSQ